The Ornithodoros turicata isolate Travis chromosome 7, ASM3712646v1, whole genome shotgun sequence genome includes a region encoding these proteins:
- the LOC135399766 gene encoding uncharacterized protein LOC135399766: MMLQYLLLCVLATGAFASDDGDADRYMDNVLSNYLPEIMKRDHLQYPVLPPFDVMLHEDDKQPIAFHKGILFGLMQGLRRSGDCVPPKWFRANVTFGCYLGIDDLRAHYDVSSERDEDKRNFTADLLAENTKMWVLLTQRKPRPVFVKVHMHHLDLTVHLSHEPKLDKDKLKWFINAVDFSVEGRITDLLTGPFRTALEESVKTLPIPLPSLR; this comes from the exons ATGATGCTCCAGTATCTTCTGCTCTGTGTCCTAGCAACGG GCGCTTTCGCAAGTGACGATGGCGATGCGGACAGGTACATGGACAATGTGTTGAGTAACTACCTGCCCGAAATTATGAAGCGTGATCACTTGCAATACCCCGTGCTGCCTCCATTCGACGTTATGTTGCACGAAGACGACAAGCAGCCTATCGCATTCCACAAAGGCATCCTTTTTGGCCTCATGCAAGGGCTACGGCGTAGTGGGGACTGTGTGCCCCCAAAGTGGTTCAGAGCAAACGTAACCTTCGGCTGCTACCTAGGCATTGACGACCTTAGGGCTCACTACGACGTGTCTTCCGAAAGGGATGAGGACAAGAGGAATTTCACGGCTGACCTTCTGGCGGAAAACACCAAAATGTGGGTGCTACTCACCCAAAGGAAAC CGAGACCAGTGTTCGTAAAAGTGCACATGCATCACCTGGACCTCACCGTGCACCTCTCCCACGAACCGAAGCTGGACAAGGATAAGCTGAAGTGGTTCATAAATGCAGTGGACTTCAGTGTAGAGGGAAGGATCACCGACTTGCTAACTGGTCCCTTTAGAACGGCGCTGGAAGAGTCAGTCAAGACATTGCCGATACCACTCCCTTCGTTACGTTGA